The following are encoded together in the Silurus meridionalis isolate SWU-2019-XX chromosome 2, ASM1480568v1, whole genome shotgun sequence genome:
- the synpo2la gene encoding synaptopodin 2-like protein isoform X2 yields the protein MSHAQSMNFIDSIPGSLRIRVKRAPAGFQSVVLVARAPSPRIDKEYRAALRDKSPSSSKVQQSSVRHPNYSSPTSHSARSGVTSPFGSEAYYGETDSDADVAAQVRHRKPKRRSPTNSPGKAGYTSPEMGEASEMSGYDSAPDVQGFTRIGHGFQEGTLPGVVRREVVYQPPPPGTWSSQTSTETSSMSADEQSSQDLVLEEDSGFQEPTNVPLVSPERAKGALRLSSHGQLVPMVGPVDNPVDEELTKTYMDKAKQAKLNRGDTMQDKQVKEARKKCRTIASLLTDAPNPHSKGVLMFKKRRQRSKKYTLTSYGSVDEDMQQDSQEEDSIFLGSESELDEEGFSAAPDPTWDSDYLDILEKRSASRGLEEKEAEDFLNTGLSDTTGKGAKLFDQQRRRAKEHDKKTSLAQAQQSLMQSQSQPESQTQVIQTQPSHFSVPVKKQVRLCVQPPPVAPKPSIPPELIRQEEGTTKTQMTGSPPQTIPLAMNIHTASITIPGPTQVNLTNQPVNAALAKIPPPAATLPEVPASSVLNRTARPFAPGFISHRAATVPVVFRPNTTKKTPRPVSVAVMAPPFSTPSEDKVIVLHPASFTASQMSATVPSEISSTLVPVPTEPSSYPAIPDPAASLTLNSPTMEKCQPSITQTTVSDSSVPAIVIAAAPRVSFTDPTIITSTASFQSTVPESPMTYVAPVNSKVPATHVTIPVSGGKTGILQEARRRNANKPMFKVFEIKNNSPNPELLSMVQNLDDRHKQPYTEPVDIIQDSFNFDERRGRIAPPVAPKPRIIPEMSPIPQAEGKGAELFARRQNRRDLFVIDSPPSHVQHQHAQPQPAMTMSHPCETSPWKYSPNVRAPPPIGYNPLLSPSCPLSLQHGGAKSSEKTSKVGKSGHGIQKEGIKAIDFMRRQPYQLNSAMFRFGGNSGAQSLGPSYQRQSQVGHTLTQPRQVPVKAARVYEIKRFSTPTPMSAPTINPTVIVQRSQTTLAEPLCRTDMVSPTPAPVSPPPQPTSVSARAPGLPELPNLSATPIFLPTPYSPPSSLSGMSSLSGQGLQNNKQFKSAPELSFLPPIPQKPAVQAPKPHFIATRGGIQPHVWRPGALHK from the exons ATGTCCCATGCTCAGTCCATGAACTTTATTGATAGCATCCCTGGATCGCTGCGCATTCGGGTAAAGAG GGCACCGGCTGGATTCCAGTCGGTGGTTCTGGTGGCTCGAGCCCCTTCTCCCCGCATTGATAAAGAGTACCGCGCTGCCCTAAGGGACAAATCCCCATCCAGCTCCAAAGTGCAGCAATCAAGTGTTCGCCATCCTAACTACAGTTCACCAACATCTCACTCTGCCCGCAGTGGCGTCACCTCTCCTTTCGGCAGTGAGGCCTACtatggagagacagacagtgatgCAGATGTGGCGGCCCAAGTCCGTCACCGTAAGCCAAAGCGCCGCAGCCCCACTAACTCCCCAGGAAAAGCAGGCTACACTTCTCCTGAAATGGGAGAAGCTTCTGAGATGAGTGGATATGACAGTGCACCAGATGTCCAGGGCTTCACTAGAATTGGGCATGGCTTTCAGGAGGGGACCCTACCTGGTGTTGTTCGCAGAGAAGTTGTGTACCAGCCCCCTCCACCGGGAACCTGGTCTTCCCAGACTTCCACTGAGACATCGTCCATGAGTGCAGATGAGCAGAGTTCTCAAGACCTGGTTTTAGAGGAGGACAGTGGGTTCCAGGAGCCTACTAATGTTCCACTGGTGTCTCCAGAGAGAGCGAAGGGGGCACTAAGGCTCAGCTCCCATGGTCAGTTGGTTCCCATGGTGGGACCAGTCGATAACCCAGTGGACGAGGAGCTCACAAAGACCTACATGGATAAAGCAAAACAAGCGA AACTAAACCGTGGTGACACAATGCAAGACAAGCAAGTGAAGGAGGCCCGCAAAAAGTGTCGCACCATTGCATCTCTGTTGACTGACGCACCAAACCCCCACTCCAAGGGTGTCCTTATGTTTAAAAAACGCCGCCAGCGCTCTAAGAAGTACACACTGACCAGTTATGGCAGTGTTGATGAGGACATGCAACAAGATTCTCAAGAGGAGGACAGCATCTTCCTTGGAAGTGAATCTGAGTTGGATGAGGAGGGATTCAGTGCAGCACCTGATCCCACATGGGACAGTGACTACCTGGATATTCTGGAGAAAAGATCAGCATCTAGAGGcctggaagaaaaagaagcagaggATTTTTTAAACACTGGCCTGAGTGACACCACAGGGAAGGGGGCAAAATTGTTTGATCAGCAGAGGAGAAGAGCTAAGGAGCATGACAAGAAGACTTCTCTTGCTCAGGCACAACAGAGTCTGATGCAGAGTCAATCTCAGCCCGAAAGCCAAACACAAGTAATACAGACACAACCATCACATTTTTCGGTACCAGTGAAAAAACAAGTGAGACTCTGTGTTCAGCCACCACCAGTTGCACCAAAGCCCTCCATACCACCCGAGCTGATAAGGCAAGAGGAGGGTACTACCAAAACACAAATGACCGGATCCCCACCTCAAACAATTCCTTTAGCCATGAATATACATACTGCCAGCATAACAATACCAGGCCCTACCCAGGTGAATTTAACAAACCAACCAGTAAATGCTGCATTGGCAAAGATACCTCCACCAGCAGCTACTCTGCCTGAGGTGCCTGCTAGCTCTGTGTTGAATCGCACAGCTCGTCCATTTGCCCCTGGGTTCATCAGCCACAGAGCAGCCACAGTACCAGTTGTGTTTCGCCCTAACACTACTAAAAAGACTCCCAGACCAGTCTCAGTGGCAGTGATGGCTCCTCCTTTCTCAACACCATCTGAGGACAAAGTTATAGTTCTACATCCTGCTAGTTTCACAGCAAGCCAGATGAGTGCTACTGTTCCCTCTGAGATATCGTCCACATTAGTCCCTGTGCCCACAGAGCCTTCTTCATACCCCGCTATACCAGATCCTGCAGCCTCCCTTACTTTAAATTCACCCACAATGGAAAAATGTCAGCCTTCTATTACTCAAACTACAGTGTCTGATTCTTCTGTTCCTGCCATTGTCATTGCAGCTGCTCCTCGTGTTAGTTTCACAGATCCCactattataacctccactgcATCCTTTCAGTCCACTGTCCCTGAGTCTCCCATGACGTATGTTGCCCCTGTGAATTCAAAAGTTCCTGCAACTCATGTGACGATTCCTGTATCTGGTGGAAAAACTGGCATCCTTCAAGAGGCTCGCCGCCGTAATGCAAATAAACCAATGTTCAAGGTGTTCGAGATAAAGAACAACTCACCCAATCCTGAACTGCTGTCTATGGTGCAGAATTTAGATGACAGACATAAGCAACCATACACAGAGCCTGTCGATATCATCCAGGATTCATTCAACTTTGATGAAAGGAGGGGACGAATTGCACCACCAGTGGCTCCTAAACCACGCATTATCCCGGAAATGTCTCCGATTCCTCAGGCAGAGGGTAAAGGTGCTGAGCTATTTGCACGAAGACAGAATCGCAGAGATCTCTTTGTGATCGATTCTCCTCCTTCACACGTTCAGCATCAGCATGCACAGCCCCAGCCTGCTATGACTATGAGCCATCCATGTGAGACTTCACCCTGGAAGTACTCTCCAAATGTCCGTGCTCCCCCACCCATCGGGTACAACCCTCTCCTGTCCCCTTCTTGTCCCTTGAGTTTACAGCATGGAGGAGCAAAAAGTTCTGAAAAAACCTCCAAGGTAGGTAAAAGTGGTCATGGAATCCAGAAGGAAGGCATCAAGGCAATAGACTTTATGAGACGGCAGCCTTATCAACTCAACTCGGCCATGTTCAGGTTTGGAGGTAACTCCGGTGCACAGTCCTTAGGTCCCTCCTACCAGAGGCAGTCACAGGTGGGCCACACCTTAACCCAACCCAGGCAAGTACCTGTTAAGGCAGCACGTGTGTATGAGATCAAACGATTTTCTACTCCTACTCCTATGTCAGCTCCAACGATAAACCCCACAGTGATAGTGCAACGTTCACAAACCACTCTGGCTGAACCCCTGTGTCGCACTGACATGGTCTCTCCTACACCAGCACCTGTTTCCCCTCCACCTCAGCCTACATCCGTGTCTGCACGAGCTCCAGGTTTGCCAGAACTTCCTAACCTCTCTGCCACTCCCATATTTCTTCCTACTCCATACTCACCACCATCTTCTCTGTCCGGTATGTCAAGCTTAAGTGGCCAAGGTCTCCAAAATAACAAACAGTTCAAGAGTGCTCCTGAGCTTAGTTTCCTGCCACCAATTCCCCAAAAGCCTGCAGTCCAGGCACCCAAGCCACACTTTATTGCTACACGGGGGGGCATACAGCCTCATGTCTGGAGGCCTGGAGCTCTGCATAAATGa
- the synpo2la gene encoding synaptopodin 2-like protein isoform X1 gives MVVEEITITLSGGAPWGFRLQGGAEHQRPLQVAKVRKRSKACRAGLREGDELVSINERSCEHMSHAQSMNFIDSIPGSLRIRVKRAPAGFQSVVLVARAPSPRIDKEYRAALRDKSPSSSKVQQSSVRHPNYSSPTSHSARSGVTSPFGSEAYYGETDSDADVAAQVRHRKPKRRSPTNSPGKAGYTSPEMGEASEMSGYDSAPDVQGFTRIGHGFQEGTLPGVVRREVVYQPPPPGTWSSQTSTETSSMSADEQSSQDLVLEEDSGFQEPTNVPLVSPERAKGALRLSSHGQLVPMVGPVDNPVDEELTKTYMDKAKQAKLNRGDTMQDKQVKEARKKCRTIASLLTDAPNPHSKGVLMFKKRRQRSKKYTLTSYGSVDEDMQQDSQEEDSIFLGSESELDEEGFSAAPDPTWDSDYLDILEKRSASRGLEEKEAEDFLNTGLSDTTGKGAKLFDQQRRRAKEHDKKTSLAQAQQSLMQSQSQPESQTQVIQTQPSHFSVPVKKQVRLCVQPPPVAPKPSIPPELIRQEEGTTKTQMTGSPPQTIPLAMNIHTASITIPGPTQVNLTNQPVNAALAKIPPPAATLPEVPASSVLNRTARPFAPGFISHRAATVPVVFRPNTTKKTPRPVSVAVMAPPFSTPSEDKVIVLHPASFTASQMSATVPSEISSTLVPVPTEPSSYPAIPDPAASLTLNSPTMEKCQPSITQTTVSDSSVPAIVIAAAPRVSFTDPTIITSTASFQSTVPESPMTYVAPVNSKVPATHVTIPVSGGKTGILQEARRRNANKPMFKVFEIKNNSPNPELLSMVQNLDDRHKQPYTEPVDIIQDSFNFDERRGRIAPPVAPKPRIIPEMSPIPQAEGKGAELFARRQNRRDLFVIDSPPSHVQHQHAQPQPAMTMSHPCETSPWKYSPNVRAPPPIGYNPLLSPSCPLSLQHGGAKSSEKTSKVGKSGHGIQKEGIKAIDFMRRQPYQLNSAMFRFGGNSGAQSLGPSYQRQSQVGHTLTQPRQVPVKAARVYEIKRFSTPTPMSAPTINPTVIVQRSQTTLAEPLCRTDMVSPTPAPVSPPPQPTSVSARAPGLPELPNLSATPIFLPTPYSPPSSLSGMSSLSGQGLQNNKQFKSAPELSFLPPIPQKPAVQAPKPHFIATRGGIQPHVWRPGALHK, from the exons atggtggtggaggaAATCACTATTACACTCTCCGGTGGAGCACCATGGGGCTTCAGACTTCAGGGGGGAGCGGAGCACCAGAGACCCCTGCAGGTTGCCAAG GTGCGCAAGCGGAGCAAGGCATGCAGGGCAGGCCTGCGAGAGGGGGACGAGCTAGTGTCCATCAATGAGCGCTCCTGTGAACATATGTCCCATGCTCAGTCCATGAACTTTATTGATAGCATCCCTGGATCGCTGCGCATTCGGGTAAAGAG GGCACCGGCTGGATTCCAGTCGGTGGTTCTGGTGGCTCGAGCCCCTTCTCCCCGCATTGATAAAGAGTACCGCGCTGCCCTAAGGGACAAATCCCCATCCAGCTCCAAAGTGCAGCAATCAAGTGTTCGCCATCCTAACTACAGTTCACCAACATCTCACTCTGCCCGCAGTGGCGTCACCTCTCCTTTCGGCAGTGAGGCCTACtatggagagacagacagtgatgCAGATGTGGCGGCCCAAGTCCGTCACCGTAAGCCAAAGCGCCGCAGCCCCACTAACTCCCCAGGAAAAGCAGGCTACACTTCTCCTGAAATGGGAGAAGCTTCTGAGATGAGTGGATATGACAGTGCACCAGATGTCCAGGGCTTCACTAGAATTGGGCATGGCTTTCAGGAGGGGACCCTACCTGGTGTTGTTCGCAGAGAAGTTGTGTACCAGCCCCCTCCACCGGGAACCTGGTCTTCCCAGACTTCCACTGAGACATCGTCCATGAGTGCAGATGAGCAGAGTTCTCAAGACCTGGTTTTAGAGGAGGACAGTGGGTTCCAGGAGCCTACTAATGTTCCACTGGTGTCTCCAGAGAGAGCGAAGGGGGCACTAAGGCTCAGCTCCCATGGTCAGTTGGTTCCCATGGTGGGACCAGTCGATAACCCAGTGGACGAGGAGCTCACAAAGACCTACATGGATAAAGCAAAACAAGCGA AACTAAACCGTGGTGACACAATGCAAGACAAGCAAGTGAAGGAGGCCCGCAAAAAGTGTCGCACCATTGCATCTCTGTTGACTGACGCACCAAACCCCCACTCCAAGGGTGTCCTTATGTTTAAAAAACGCCGCCAGCGCTCTAAGAAGTACACACTGACCAGTTATGGCAGTGTTGATGAGGACATGCAACAAGATTCTCAAGAGGAGGACAGCATCTTCCTTGGAAGTGAATCTGAGTTGGATGAGGAGGGATTCAGTGCAGCACCTGATCCCACATGGGACAGTGACTACCTGGATATTCTGGAGAAAAGATCAGCATCTAGAGGcctggaagaaaaagaagcagaggATTTTTTAAACACTGGCCTGAGTGACACCACAGGGAAGGGGGCAAAATTGTTTGATCAGCAGAGGAGAAGAGCTAAGGAGCATGACAAGAAGACTTCTCTTGCTCAGGCACAACAGAGTCTGATGCAGAGTCAATCTCAGCCCGAAAGCCAAACACAAGTAATACAGACACAACCATCACATTTTTCGGTACCAGTGAAAAAACAAGTGAGACTCTGTGTTCAGCCACCACCAGTTGCACCAAAGCCCTCCATACCACCCGAGCTGATAAGGCAAGAGGAGGGTACTACCAAAACACAAATGACCGGATCCCCACCTCAAACAATTCCTTTAGCCATGAATATACATACTGCCAGCATAACAATACCAGGCCCTACCCAGGTGAATTTAACAAACCAACCAGTAAATGCTGCATTGGCAAAGATACCTCCACCAGCAGCTACTCTGCCTGAGGTGCCTGCTAGCTCTGTGTTGAATCGCACAGCTCGTCCATTTGCCCCTGGGTTCATCAGCCACAGAGCAGCCACAGTACCAGTTGTGTTTCGCCCTAACACTACTAAAAAGACTCCCAGACCAGTCTCAGTGGCAGTGATGGCTCCTCCTTTCTCAACACCATCTGAGGACAAAGTTATAGTTCTACATCCTGCTAGTTTCACAGCAAGCCAGATGAGTGCTACTGTTCCCTCTGAGATATCGTCCACATTAGTCCCTGTGCCCACAGAGCCTTCTTCATACCCCGCTATACCAGATCCTGCAGCCTCCCTTACTTTAAATTCACCCACAATGGAAAAATGTCAGCCTTCTATTACTCAAACTACAGTGTCTGATTCTTCTGTTCCTGCCATTGTCATTGCAGCTGCTCCTCGTGTTAGTTTCACAGATCCCactattataacctccactgcATCCTTTCAGTCCACTGTCCCTGAGTCTCCCATGACGTATGTTGCCCCTGTGAATTCAAAAGTTCCTGCAACTCATGTGACGATTCCTGTATCTGGTGGAAAAACTGGCATCCTTCAAGAGGCTCGCCGCCGTAATGCAAATAAACCAATGTTCAAGGTGTTCGAGATAAAGAACAACTCACCCAATCCTGAACTGCTGTCTATGGTGCAGAATTTAGATGACAGACATAAGCAACCATACACAGAGCCTGTCGATATCATCCAGGATTCATTCAACTTTGATGAAAGGAGGGGACGAATTGCACCACCAGTGGCTCCTAAACCACGCATTATCCCGGAAATGTCTCCGATTCCTCAGGCAGAGGGTAAAGGTGCTGAGCTATTTGCACGAAGACAGAATCGCAGAGATCTCTTTGTGATCGATTCTCCTCCTTCACACGTTCAGCATCAGCATGCACAGCCCCAGCCTGCTATGACTATGAGCCATCCATGTGAGACTTCACCCTGGAAGTACTCTCCAAATGTCCGTGCTCCCCCACCCATCGGGTACAACCCTCTCCTGTCCCCTTCTTGTCCCTTGAGTTTACAGCATGGAGGAGCAAAAAGTTCTGAAAAAACCTCCAAGGTAGGTAAAAGTGGTCATGGAATCCAGAAGGAAGGCATCAAGGCAATAGACTTTATGAGACGGCAGCCTTATCAACTCAACTCGGCCATGTTCAGGTTTGGAGGTAACTCCGGTGCACAGTCCTTAGGTCCCTCCTACCAGAGGCAGTCACAGGTGGGCCACACCTTAACCCAACCCAGGCAAGTACCTGTTAAGGCAGCACGTGTGTATGAGATCAAACGATTTTCTACTCCTACTCCTATGTCAGCTCCAACGATAAACCCCACAGTGATAGTGCAACGTTCACAAACCACTCTGGCTGAACCCCTGTGTCGCACTGACATGGTCTCTCCTACACCAGCACCTGTTTCCCCTCCACCTCAGCCTACATCCGTGTCTGCACGAGCTCCAGGTTTGCCAGAACTTCCTAACCTCTCTGCCACTCCCATATTTCTTCCTACTCCATACTCACCACCATCTTCTCTGTCCGGTATGTCAAGCTTAAGTGGCCAAGGTCTCCAAAATAACAAACAGTTCAAGAGTGCTCCTGAGCTTAGTTTCCTGCCACCAATTCCCCAAAAGCCTGCAGTCCAGGCACCCAAGCCACACTTTATTGCTACACGGGGGGGCATACAGCCTCATGTCTGGAGGCCTGGAGCTCTGCATAAATGa